TCAAAAACCCAGCTCATACCCATCTTTCCCTTTCTTCTTCAAAATTCAAATTCATTGTTTCCCAAGCCAGATCCACAAAACAAATTCGAAAACccattgagagagagagagagagagacaagaGTTGAAGGGGATTCAGGCGAATCACCACCATCCGACGACAGTAACAGAGCTGCAAAGACAACCGCTCGAACTCTAATTTAAGGGTTTACTTGAAATCTGCTATCCTAGATCTACTAGACGTTATTGGTAAGGTTTTGTTTGTTAgttttttttctttgatttttgtTAACCTGACATAGAATTTGGGTTTAAAGTTCCTTTGAAATTGATGTTGATTCGATAGCCGTTATTggtaaggttttttttttcttggatTTTTGCTATACTTTAATTTCTCTGTTTTAGCATGTGGTTTTTTTTGCTGTACTTTAATTTCACTTAATTATCGTACGATGAGGGTGAAGAGGTAGTGGTCCATATGATAGATACCAGCTGCACTCACTTTGTTCAAATTCGTACTCAACATGCAGTTAAATGACATttattttgcgtccaataatgtatttaTGTTGTTATTTTGTGTTAATGAAGTTGTATCTGTGTAAGAGATTTGTGATAAATGTAAAATTATTATTGATACTTCTAAAGTGCTGCGTTTTAGTTATTTCAGCTGAGTGATTGAATTTTTTAGGCGATTTTATCGCGGGATATTAGTTTTCTAGCTTATTTGATGAATGTGACTGGACGGTTGTGAATGACAATACGTTGAAAAGTTTCGTTTTTTGATAGAGCAGGAATCAGATATCAAAGAGCTGGGATAAAATGACAATTGTGGAGGACCCGATTCCAGAGCTTTCGTCTGATTTGTCAACTATTTCTCCGCCGAATTCATATGGATCTGTTGTTCTAGGTGGCACGTTTGATCGCTTACATGATGGTCATCGACTTTTCCTCAAGGTTGTTGTCAACGATCTGTATTTGTTATTTCGTGCTACACATAATAAGCGTAGGATGAGATTTTGGTTATTTTTTGAGTTGTGGTGGATTTGATTGTTGGTTACAGGCAGCTGCAGAGTTGGCTAGGGATCGAATTGTTGTTGGTGTTTGTGATGGACCTATGATTTCCAAGAAACAGGTTTGGACCTTGCTCCTTCTCTGTTTTTTATACGTGCAAATTCTTATATATTTCACTTGCCACCATGAATGAAACAAGTACTCAAATACACATAGAGAACCTATGGATTATGATTTATAGTACAACAGATTTCTTTAGCAGTAAAATGATATAGTGATTCAAGTTGAATACTTGATATAGAAGACTTAAGCAACCATTACTGGTTGGAGTTTTTACACATGGTGTGGGTGATGTACTATCGTCTCTTTCTTAGGAGTTAATGTAACAACTGGATAACATATTTTTCTATGAAATGACAAATGAGAATTCATCTTAGTGGCTTTATATAGAACCAAAGTATCTATGAGGTTCTTACCAGTAAACATGCCCCTGTGGCCAATGCTACTGTTCTATATGCAGTATAATAGTGAAGTTACGCTATTAAGAATGTTGTAAGCCGTAAGTTCTACCAAATTAGAGTTGGTAAAAGTGGGAACGCTTTTATTAAGATCCACCTATCTGAAGTGAAAGTAGGAACACTTCCTATGTGTTGGCTTAGAgtgattgattgaatgaatgaGAAAAGTGAAATGCGTGACGCGTATCACATCTTAACACATATACGAAGATGGTTCAATGACTTTTAGCTCCGGCTCCGGCAAGAGAAGAATGTCTGATGCTTTTTCAGCAGAATTCGGTAATCTTGATTTGGTTTTGTTTCACATTTTCTCCACCAGTAAGAATCAAAATAAATACAAGTATATACTAGATCTTTATGCATAAATTCTTTGTTTTTGCCGCAAGTTGTTCTGTTCTTGATGTGATCTGTTGTAAAGTTATGATTTTTATCATTGTTGTTCTGGTTTTGTGTatctttttttttaatcatttaaTCTTTTTATTGTTAATAGTGCTTATGATCTATGTTTGTATTTGTTGCAGGTGGTTATGTTGGATCCTTGGAGTGTATTGTGGGTGGTGTTCATATAAGAACAGGGGTTAGAGAATAAAGAGTATACAGAAAGAGATGAAGGGAAGGGAAGGGGAGGCAGAAAGAGGTATCGAATGGCAGGGGCCAGATCAAGGTCATGATCAAGAACAAGGGACCTTCATAAGCTTCTCCTAAGGCCAGGGCATCTGGTCGGACCCGCTTTCGAACCAGGTACCCAAGTAACTCCTATAACATATTATGTtccaatattattattattttagttgcTGCTAACTTGGTCTGATTTTGTGAAGCAGAGGTACGATCTTCAAGATTAAGTGTGTATATTGGTTGTGGGTGCTGGTGGGTTGGGTTGTGAACTTCTCAAAGAGTCGCCCTCTCCGGTTTCAGCAATGTAGTTTCATTATCTGTGTTTTTTAGCGTCTTTTGGAAATTGGAACCTTTGCTACTGAGTTGTGTAGGTTGTAGAGGCTTTAAGAGTAATGGTAATGGGTGACCCCTTTGGAGATACTATATCTAAGGTACACTGTTGGAAATCAGAGGTAGGGTACTTAAATAATCGGTGTCGTTGCTAGCGCATATCTTCTTTTTTTACCAATCGAAACCCTAATTGGGGTCTGGCTTTTTTTATCTCAATACTAAAATAATTTCTTGAATAAAATGATTTAGGAGGTTTTATGTATCAACACATAACACGTTCGTCCCAGTATTAACTGGGTCAAAAATATCAGCTGTAACATTATTATGGTTCAAATGTCTCGTGTTTTTCTTTTATGTTAATTTTTATTTACCATTTTGACTTTTCAGAGATAAAACATATTTTGAATTGACTGGTTCATTATTAACTGGGTCAGGGTCAAAATATCAGCTGGAACATTATTATGGTTCAAATGTCTCGTGTTTTTCTTATATTATTTTGATGATGACTTGCAGATTTAAACAATTAAAAGAACAAGAAGCAAGGAGGAAACAACAAAAAGAGGCAGAAAAAGCTAAAGAGGCTTCATTGACAAATGAAGTTGACCATGAACTTAAAGCCGATTCTATGAGTTCTGCTAATGGAAGTCCTTCATCTTCAGATTCCAGTCAAGTTGATAGAACTTCGATTTCTAAAGGGAAAATGGCGAAGATTCGGTTTTGTATAATAGCAGAAGAGATCGACAGCATCTTGATGAAAATCTTGAAAAGGTGGCTTTTGAAACTTTTTAACATTGTCTTAAATTTCCGATTATTGAGAAGTGGCAAAAATGAGTGGGTTGGATAACGGGTATTTTTTTGTACAGGTTGGAACACGTAGGTTCTGGTTGAAACATAACAGTTTTTGttcaaaagttttttttatatataatcaaTGTGCAATGTAGTTGCAAAAGTTGCATTAttcaaaaagtttaataaataggTAGTGCGCCGAATATGATTAAAAAGTAGCATCACTGCAATAATAATGTAAGTTTTTTAGATAACACGGTTTATGTGGTTTATGTCATGAAAAATAGACTTTGTGCGACTAATGACCTGTTCGACCTATTTGTTTTTTAGCTAATTTTTTATATGATCTGTTCGACCCATTTCTTTTTCGACACATTGCCCAAATCAACTCATTAACAAGTAAATGGGTTTGAAATTGCCACCATGCTCATAAAATTGCAATACCTTATTTACGGGGTTTTCAGCGTCCCTTTTCGAAGTGTTTAAGATAGAGTTATAGTGTTATACCTTTATTTGGACAAGCATGGTATGTGTGTAATTAAAGGTTATTTAGTTATTTGACAAACGAGTGGAACCAGCATCTTATGTTATTTTTAATTAAACTCAACATGCATTCTTGTGTAACTGCCATAGGAATGTTGTGGTTTTAAAAAAAAGATAGTTATTGCACACATTGTAGAAATATAGACTCAAAAGTAACCTCCATTCATGGCGTTTTCTTGTCTGAAACCAACTAAATTTTGCAAAATGTTGCATGTGGTGAAGTTCATTTTATTGCAGCTTTTGTTTTAGTTTTGTACCATATGAACTAATAAATATTTGCTTATACGGATTTCTAACGACGGGCCGATTCTACTTGGCAGGAAAAAGCCGCCACGTGTACCACAGAAAACAAAAGCGCAACCAAAGATGAACAAGAAGAATGATCATGAACAACCAAGCAAGAAAAAAATAATGTGGGAGTACAAAAGAACTTGGTTTAGGTTCATGAACACATGGTCATGCACACGCACCGTCAGGTTCGTTTTGATTATACACAAGATAAGGTGTAGATACGTTTAGAGGGGTTCGGATACAATGCTGTGGAATATTTGTTTCTATAATCAAGTTTCCATGATATATAGGCAGTGAGAACTTAGAATTCGGGTTTAAAATTTGTCCCGATATTTGTTTAGACTTTATTTATACCATTTTTCGTGTTCCTCTTATATCCTTAACTACTTTAATGacaaaaagttatatttttgAACTACACATTATACAAACGTTGTCAATTACCAGAAACGATAGATCGATATAATGCTAGATTAATGAATCTTAATGTGTCACAATCGGCCGTTACTTGTCTACTGAAATCCATGAATTTGGAAGTGATTTTGAAGACGTTGATGTACGATCGTATGAACGTATCTTTTATCTTCTCCGTAATGGAGGTTAGGAGCTCCGGTTATGGAGTCTGCCTTTCTCGCTGCGCTGGCCGCTGTGCATAATTTGCAGGCTTACAGCTAGAGGTGCATAAACCGGTTAATTTCAATAACCGGTTAATTTGACCTTTTGACTTTAACCGATGATTACTTTATTTGGTTATTTTTTTAACTGGTCCGGTTGATAACTAATTTGGAGTATACACTTTTCATTGGTGTTGATAAAGGAATTTGGAAAAATATATTTGTTGGGTCTATAACTCTATACCAAATATATTTGTTCGGCCTGTGAACTTTCACGTTTGTTCTCTGTTTGAAGCACATACAGTTAGGTATCTGTGGATACCAGGGCTTGTGTGAAAAACTAGAAATATAAGGGAATGTCTACTTGGTGGGTGTGTGTTCGGATAAGTAATGGGGTGGGTTTCCTGGTGTAAGTCTTGGTTTGCGTATAAATAAATGGTGTATATATGATAGTTTCATCACTGTTTGGGTACATCGGTAGGTGTAATGTGTGTATTTTTTCTTCTATGGGTTGAATTAGTTGCTTCAGTTCGGATGACCCACATAGTCAATGTGTGCAAGTTATTCAATCTCACAAGCCCCCATTTAATTTAATcctatgtgtttatgttatgGTACTTTTTTTGTTGGTAATGTTTGCCAAACATGAATGGTTATCCACTTAAAAGAAATCATATATAAAAATTTCTtttgtatatataatttttttaacacAACCCATAACCCGTGAAGCTCACGGGTATATAATAAACTATATTTTAGATTGTGAGTCTGTAGGAAAgagaaataaataataaaattagtGTTTGTGAGTTAGATCAAGATATAGATATAGAGATGGACGTGATACGTTATTTAAAACTAAAGATAATTTAGagaaaaataaattttatattaaatTATCTAAATGAATATAAAGGCACGAATGTCAATGCTCTTAGATGTTATTTTGATTGTTAAGATATAAaagatcatattaaataataagttATTAATTGTATTTTTTAAACCCGTGTGTCACACGGGATATAGGCTAGTGATTTTATAAAGTAGATAACTTTTGGGTCCCAAAAGCTTGGTTTTatctttttttctatttttttaattaacttCATTAACAAACGTCTTCAACACAAACGGGAAAAAACCATTACAATATACAACCCCGACCCAAACGGAGAAAGGACAAGACAATTACAACATGTACAGAGAGCATTTACACCAATCTACCCAACAAACGGGCAAAACCTTGGGCTTATCTAGTTAAGATTTGGAAATGGCTTATTAACTCATGTGTAAAATTCACATATTTTCCTAATGGTTTACCAAAATTTGGTTTATAGCTTTTCAAAACTACACAGATGGTTCTTGTGGTTTGCACTATCCAAAAGTATATTGATGGTctttgtggtttgcactttgtatcgtatttagtccctaacttggacatgctaatcctttagatttgttggttggGAACAAAATGTGTTACAAAGTTAAACCACAGgcaccatccgtgtacttttagaaagttatggaccaaatccaaaattttagtaACTTGGAGATGctaaacctttagatttgttgattGGGGACAAAATGCGTTATAAAGTGCAAACCAAAGGAACCATccgtaaaattttgaaaagctaTGGACCAAATCAAAAATTTTGGTAAACTACATGTACCATTTATTTACTTTACTCTTAACTTATTAAAACCAATCAATCATTTGAAAAAACCTAAATTCTACTTTTTATAATCACAAACACCCTCTAAATtgaattttcaattttttaataatatattgagcttttttatttcaattttattaatttcAATCTAACCGAATAACTCCGTTAAAAATTCTCTGTTGATTTTTATGAAATAAGTAAAATGCTCTtgtaatatattttcttttattttgagTTTATCTCACACACTACCCAATTTAGTCGCATATGAGTTTTGAATAGTTTATTCCCTTTGATCTCCAATTTAGAATCGCATAAAAATGTGTCCTGGTGGATCGGGTCCAAATTCAAGATAACATGGTTCACTCGATCAATGTAACTGGGGATCTTCAACTGAATTCGAAAATCGATAAGTGTAGTTGGGCTACATCCACGAATGAATTTGAAATTGTTTTGCAAAAGCTTTGCACTCGCTAGCCTAATTACAATGACCAAGAGAAAACATCTAAAGATGACGAGTTTGTATGAGTTGACCAAAAACCAGTTCAATCTAAAAGACCATTGGCGACATTCCATATTTCCGTGTGCGGTTCATGGTTCACATTTTTGTTTTGGACAAAGTCTCAACGTAAACACCACTAACCACTCGACACAGCCATACACTGCCTTATTAAATAACGTGGcggacaaacattgatcaaacgGATATTTGGTTATACACGATTGGTCAAATAACCCATTATAGTGATTTCTCTTTGCAACAAGCTAGAAACTAGAGTTTACTTAGCAAAACCAACCCTAGCCTAAAACAAAGAACACCTACAAATAAACATTCTTAAAGGGAAACACCTAGACCACAGCCAAGAAAGGAAGAGAACACCCAAACTAACACTAGAAGAGTTTGATTTCAGCTACGGGGGAGGCTCGATGGAGCTCCAACAACTTCATAGCAAACGTCAACTTTTTACCGTACTCAAGTTGCGAGTGGGGACGCATAACAATCTTTTTTAGAGAAGGGGAACACGCGAGTAAATACTTTATCAAGCATACTTCATTTTCCGAACCTGAACAATACGTAAAGAAAACACTCTGTAGCTGCAATAACCCGATAGTGTTGTATTCTACCTCTGGAGAACAAATTGGAGGTGCCAGCGAATCATACTGCAAGAATAACTAGTATATAAATGCAACTATATTTGAGATTCTAAGACGAGTTGTATGATACATACCCAACCTGCATATGTTGTGATTTCAAGAGTCTCCATATTTGGGAAGCTCCTAATCAATTCAAAAGCACACGATAACTTAATAGCATTGTCTAAATACATTGCCAATTTAAGAGCCTTGAGACAGGGAAAGGCGGTAGAGAAGTTCTTTTTGGCACCACTTTCTGTCAACTACAACAAAAGGTCAAAAGCGGTTAGAGAAATGATAAGGACTTGTTGCAAACTTACGATATAACGAATATGTTGTAAAATAGACATACAATTGAATTACGTGCATATTAGATTATACCGAATATTATCACTTATTAACTATTTGATTATGTAAAACTAAGACCGTGTTTCTGAAAAGTAAACTTCAACAGCGCATCTTAGCCGTACCTTGCAGACTTGAAAATTCAAATAAAGCTCTTGAAGTTTTGGAAGAGAATCCAGAAGCTCAAAGATGGTATCGGAACTTGTGATCATCTTATTGTCAAGATCATACAATGATAAAGCCAATGTTTTAAGATTTTTAAGTTTTGCAATCTCAACTAGTTTCACTCTGCCTGCTTTTAAGATATAACGCAGTTTCAAAATCTCAAGCAAGCGACACTTAATAGCGAAGTCCCCAACGTCACTGCTTTTTTCAGCATTCGGATACAACTCCAAGCTCAATAGGTTTGGAAAACCATGAAAACCGGGTGGAGGATTGAAAATACAATTataaattttcaaatgttttaatTGTAAACAAGAGAAAAGATGGGTAGACAGCTTAAATGGTGTTTTATCCAGCAGCTTAAAAGTGAGGTCCTCAATTCCGTTTTTGGACAAGAACAAAATCCAGTGGTTAATATCGTCATCATCGAATTTACGCATCTTTTCTATGTAGAGAACAAACTTTGTTATGGCACCTTTAAGATGAAGAAGAAACCTACTTATAATTCTCAAATGATTGTCTTTGCCTTCTGTTTTTGATAAATACTCAAAGAAGTTGTCATCAAATACGAGTTGGCTAAGCATAGTCCACTTAAACCTCCAGTTTTTCGACAAGACATCAGTCCTGACTGCATCTTGTAATGGCAATCGATCAAGAATATTAGTTATCACCTTATCCGGCATGCTACTAATAACATCTTGTAGTGCTAACCTGGCTGCTTTATGTGCCCCGTGATCGACTTCCATTATTCTAACATGAAGACATATATTAATTGTTaacataaattaataaaataaatattcaTGACATTCATAAATCATTCATATGCATAGTGacggacccaggattttttttcCAATGGGGTCCATTTTTCCGGTGttcaaaatttttataacaaaacgttaaaattttcgggtcgggTCAGAGCAAGGTTTGAACTAAATTaaagaaaaacagaaaaacaggCTATACAAGGATTGAACACATGACCTCTTGTTGTTAAAGACGGAAGTTTACCACTACAccagtttttcttttctttctacgTGTCtgcctaattgtatttatggggtccttacaaaatttagagtaaactgccattttgatccctgtggtttgggcacttttgccattttagtccaaatctcaaactttttaaatctgggtccatgtggtttcacttttattgccattttagtccaaaattaagagtaaattgccattttggtccatgtggtttcacttttattaccattttagtccaaatctcaaactttttggAACAGTCAAAAAAAgagggtttttgaattttggactaaaatgacaataaagatgaaaccacagggacccagatttaaaaagtttgagatttgaactaaaatggcaaaaatgcccaaaccacagggaccaaaatggcagtttactctaaaatttaatataccggatctactaatttttttaaaacattggggtccggggacccgaTCCGTTCAATGTGAGCTGAGTCCGCCCTGCATGTGCATATACCGTACGCAATATTTGCCTTTTAATTGAAACATATTCTATGGGACCAAAATTTTTGAAGTCTGAACACAGGCTCTAGAATCCTTAGCAAAAATGAGTGAAAAGATGCAGTAATCATCATTACATGATAAAACTAATGATTCGGGGTCATCTTTCACTAGCAAACAATGCATGCAActtataaaaaagaaaataaagaatTTGCATAAACTAAAAAAAGCAACAATATTCTAACCTGGAAAGTTGAAACCGTCGACTCCGACGAGTGAATAGTGATTGCTGCCGGAATGATGATTATTTGAACTTCAAGGGTCGTTTTGAGTTTATTATGGGTTTTGGTGTGTAAAATGGTGAGACCGTTGCTTTATAAGGCTTATTTTAGTTGGTGTGTAAAATGGCggacttagggggtgtttggggatCAATGTAATTGGGTTTAATGGCGGATTTAGGGGTGTTTGGGTTGAGTTTTGAAGGAGATTTTTAGATTATTAAGTTTTGAAATTGTAAATTAAATGTTTaggtaaaaaaattaaaagtttaaTTATTTAAGTTTAGAAAGTTATAAAACGCACTTTTCCAAAGAATTACCTAAAGTCCATCGGAACAATTAACGGAGTGAATTTGATATGTTTGAAATATCAGTGGAATATTTGGTCCAATGACAATCAATTACATTTAATGTAAAGTGTAGCGGCCCAATTACCTTCAATTATCATTCTTCGATAAAGGTGATCAGCCcgattaaataaaaatataataacagATTGCTTTGATGACTCATTCGAACATTTAAAGATCATCCAGGTGGCACACTCTTTGCATGTGTAAGACTGGGGTATGTGGCTTGGGGGAAAATCTTTAAGCCATCATCCCGGGTGTatttgggttggggcgtggctcTTGGTGCTTGAGTTTGAAgtcgggcgtggggcgggcttgAGATCCGATGTGGCGGTCTCCTATTCGCTGTCCACTGCCATGTCATAGCGggtgtttgaattttaaattccaACCGTTCCGAGtggcgagttaagccacgagaaccgggtggcggtggcgaacattgAGTTTCGGGGCAAGGAGCGAAGGCCGTTCGACAAGCTCGCGCTTTTTGAAATTTACCTAACGGctaacgctctaggtttttttTATTCTGTAATCattttttggtttattttgtaatttttaggtttttttttttattttgtaatcgtttttagtttttttttttattttgtaattaaaaaattttaggttttttttaatgttgtatgtatttttttaattttttttaatttcttttttttaataaactgtcAAGCCATGCCTTCAATCTAAGCCCCGTCATACTCTACGAACACGTCACTCACCGGTAGGAGGCTCcaactccacgtgtcaactcatgctaTCAACTCAAGCCCTACCATATTAAAGAGAATTTGTGGTCCAATAAGGTGGTTTAAAAAAATAAGTTCATTGGTTCATGTACTGGTGCACAAATACAGGCGGCACACTGTTTTTTAAATTACGAAGTAACTTTTCCGTATTTATGTGCAAACACGGGTTTGAGGTGTTATTtttaagggtgaagggggtgctcacctaataggtgagtcccctctcttacgtcaaaccaatccccgtgtgccacgtcaactcccctcttaaactcccctaacacccccatttgatggcgccactcccctattaggtgaattgggttttttttttttaaaaaaaaaaaaaaaaaaaaaggaaagcatttgattggttgaaagtggGCTGGCCCCACCACCTTTCCCCTCTCTCCTTCGGTGAGCCGCCACCCCTTTGCCTACCTCTCTCTTCCCCGATTCACTCCCCCGCCTTAACGGCGGTACCCACCTAATCGGCAAAAGGGATCCCCGAGGTGAGTCCCCGAAGACACCCCGTCCTCCCTGAGATTCCAAAATCCTTTGGTTTACACAGGCCCGTCGCAAATGCGGGTGATTCTCACTAGtttttaattcattttcatatattttaaGGTTTTTTATATTCTTTGAAAACTTTTAAATTTTAAGGCCCGTATTTTCAATTCGCCTAAGGCTCACAAATTTTCAAGTATTTTTGGAAAAAGAAATAGTAGCAATTGAAATTCATCGATTGGGCTCACCAGACAAACGTAAGACTATCACCGCGAACTACCTGCCGCCGACTCCTCCTCATCTATTGCCGGTCACAGCTCTCCATCTGAACGCTAGTCACGGCTTCACAACATATgttgaaacttgaaactttttTAATCCATCAATTTGAATATTTTTGAACTTTGATTAATAGTAAAGCTCACTATTATGTGAATGGGTAGTGtgaaaattatatattatatatatattgttaacgAAGGTACATGAAtggtaattttaattttataataatctatatttttttaattatttattaatttaatagtgtaatactttattattatatttgctTTTCActttttaacatatttttttttcttaaaccaTATTTCCTCTATTActtattttctatttttagtaattattttttcttttctaaatcatattTCCTTTTTAGTTAATTAGATATTTTATTAATAACTTAGATTCGTTATTTTTTTCCCTTGATATTCCcgtataagttttgttaaaaacaaacACGTACTCAAAAtagagtatttatttggtatcataaaacagtACGATAATAAACTGAATCGATTTTTTGACAGTTTAGCTTTCTAAACAAGATGTTTCTTTTCAAATAACGTTTGTTTTACCTTATCATTTGCTCTGTTTCGCTACAACATGCGACATGAACAAATCTAGTTACATTATTAAGTTTGATTTACACAAGTGTTGGAaacttaggtgctgtttgtttttgcagacataaattgtctgcaagctgatttcatctgtttttatgtctgcaactgaagatgtggtcCGAAGATCTGCAAGCTGAAAATATAATACTGTTTGTTTTTATAAGTTGATACAGGTCTGAAGCGCATCAAACAATGACGAAACATTCACATTCCGCTTCGATCCAGCGGAGGAGAAGAGGGAGGTCGGAGAAGGAGCTGGTCACCGGAGAAGGAGGTAGGTCGCCAGAGGAGGAGGGAGGTCGGAGAAGAGGTAGGTCGCCGGAGGAGAAGAGGGAGGTCGTCGGAGGAGGAGGTAGGTCGCCGGAGGATAAGAGGGAGGTCGAAGAAGGAGGAGGAGCGGCGGTGGGAGGGGCTGATGAGGGGGGAGAAGAGGGAGGTGTGAAGATGTTTTAAGAAGGAGGTGCATAGCttattttttaagatgaaaaaaAGCTGAGTTCAGAtctatttaaaagaaaaaaaaaaacaaacagtcttcaagtGTAACGTCTGTGCGCCTGCAGACATGAGCCCccttgaagatgtttgaagaaaaaacaaacacccccttattTAAACCATCAATTTAGGAGCTGGAGGCGGTGCAGTGACTCATAGGGGTGATGGGTGGCGCTCACCCCTAACAAGTCTTATAAGGCTATAGGATGTGGTCATAACTCTCATGGTCATCATGACCCTCCACATTAGCGTCATGTCACCTACTtccaatccatcatccaaaaccactacttTAAGGGTGTGGTCATGGCACAAACTACCATtgtcttattttaatttatttttgtgaaaaaggaaaaggaaataTTGAAAAAGGAAATGGGggtcatggttgccatggtttaaggctaaagggtgtggtgGTCATGGTTGGGACATACGTGAACATGAATGGAAGACTACACTATCCCCTTGcatgatccaccatggtttgcatggattaaaccatggcaactaTGGTCCTCCtttcatttttcaagaaatcatttcttttttctttagacaaag
This is a stretch of genomic DNA from Helianthus annuus cultivar XRQ/B chromosome 16, HanXRQr2.0-SUNRISE, whole genome shotgun sequence. It encodes these proteins:
- the LOC110920490 gene encoding F-box/FBD/LRR-repeat protein At1g13570, which encodes MEVDHGAHKAARLALQDVISSMPDKVITNILDRLPLQDAVRTDVLSKNWRFKWTMLSQLVFDDNFFEYLSKTEGKDNHLRIISRFLLHLKGAITKFVLYIEKMRKFDDDDINHWILFLSKNGIEDLTFKLLDKTPFKLSTHLFSCLQLKHLKIYNCIFNPPPGFHGFPNLLSLELYPNAEKSSDVGDFAIKCRLLEILKLRYILKAGRVKLVEIAKLKNLKTLALSLYDLDNKMITSSDTIFELLDSLPKLQELYLNFQVCKLTESGAKKNFSTAFPCLKALKLAMYLDNAIKLSCAFELIRSFPNMETLEITTYAGWYDSLAPPICSPEVEYNTIGLLQLQSVFFTYCSGSENEVCLIKYLLACSPSLKKIVMRPHSQLEYGKKLTFAMKLLELHRASPVAEIKLF